Proteins from a single region of Haloarcula laminariae:
- a CDS encoding DUF6069 family protein has translation MATISSRYPVASSGGELALRTAGGVFLGVVAALAVAAIAGALGLDLGVSGAQSPFGAVPIVTSTVVSGVGAAVAYAAIVRFTDRPVRNFTALSAAVFVVMLVPVFAFAPSLGLTAVGQAALVAIHAAVAVPLVAFIIGAVQL, from the coding sequence ATGGCGACAATATCGTCGCGCTACCCAGTGGCCTCTTCCGGAGGTGAGCTCGCGCTCCGAACCGCCGGCGGCGTCTTCCTCGGCGTCGTGGCGGCTCTCGCGGTCGCCGCTATCGCCGGAGCACTCGGACTCGACCTCGGCGTAAGCGGGGCCCAGAGCCCCTTCGGCGCCGTCCCCATCGTGACCTCGACCGTCGTGTCCGGGGTCGGGGCCGCGGTCGCCTACGCCGCGATAGTTCGGTTCACCGACCGACCGGTACGGAACTTCACGGCGCTGTCGGCGGCCGTCTTCGTCGTGATGCTCGTCCCCGTCTTCGCCTTCGCGCCCTCGCTGGGGCTCACCGCGGTGGGACAGGCCGCGCTCGTCGCGATACACGCCGCGGTGGCCGTCCCGCTAGTGGCCTTCATCATCGGTGCGGTCCAGCTGTAA
- a CDS encoding ABC transporter permease, producing MSPEPAGEAVSRSGNSFVGDLWVNFVRWNIKAVRNPFVLVVSLVQPIIFLVLFTQVFGQVATGAVNQSAADISYETYLVPAIAMQVALAAAATSGVGLVNDIENGMFEKVLVSPMNRTAVFLGKTAAEVVRIAAQILIIIGLGVLLGAEVATGVVGALGIVAVGVLFSFWFTALSNTIAVITKDQESTIIGANLLQFPLLFVSTAFLPLAVLPGWIQTVARFNPVTYGVDAARAIMLGRDVMTVIEVTAFGGVYDTLVPAVAVLLALAVGFGSVAVYMLQRASSANVQ from the coding sequence GTGAGTCCCGAGCCGGCCGGCGAGGCGGTCTCCCGCTCGGGCAACTCCTTCGTCGGGGACCTCTGGGTCAACTTCGTCCGCTGGAACATCAAGGCGGTCCGCAACCCGTTCGTCCTCGTCGTCTCGCTCGTCCAGCCCATCATCTTCCTCGTCCTGTTCACGCAGGTGTTCGGCCAGGTTGCCACCGGCGCGGTCAACCAGAGCGCCGCCGACATCAGCTACGAGACGTATCTGGTGCCGGCCATCGCCATGCAGGTGGCGCTGGCGGCCGCGGCGACCTCCGGCGTGGGGCTGGTCAACGACATCGAGAACGGGATGTTCGAGAAGGTGCTGGTCAGCCCGATGAACCGGACGGCGGTCTTCCTCGGCAAGACCGCCGCCGAGGTCGTCCGAATCGCGGCTCAGATACTCATCATCATCGGGCTCGGGGTCCTGCTGGGCGCCGAGGTCGCGACGGGCGTCGTCGGGGCCCTGGGTATCGTCGCCGTCGGCGTCCTCTTCTCGTTCTGGTTCACCGCCCTCTCGAACACCATCGCCGTCATCACGAAGGACCAGGAGTCGACCATCATCGGCGCGAACTTGCTGCAGTTCCCGCTGCTGTTCGTCTCGACGGCCTTCCTCCCGCTCGCGGTGCTTCCGGGGTGGATTCAGACGGTCGCGCGGTTCAACCCCGTCACCTACGGCGTCGACGCCGCGAGGGCCATCATGCTGGGCCGTGACGTGATGACGGTCATCGAGGTGACGGCGTTCGGCGGCGTCTACGACACGCTCGTCCCGGCGGTCGCCGTCTTGCTCGCCCTGGCGGTCGGCTTCGGCAGCGTCGCCGTCTACATGCTCCAGCGCGCTTCCAGCGCGAACGTGCAGTAG
- a CDS encoding luciferase family protein — protein MTTDRAAIAATVDRLIDEVSGWPHVTTGEHRFGGTEFRVGPREIGHVHGWGMLDIAYLKRLRDVLVDARETGSHHLLTESGWTTEYIESPEEYDHARWLLRLSYLYHVNVLQKTPAGAEEFADVDVESELAAMALTDDIRAAFDRR, from the coding sequence ATGACCACGGACCGGGCGGCCATCGCAGCGACCGTCGACAGACTGATTGACGAGGTGAGCGGGTGGCCCCACGTGACAACGGGCGAACACCGCTTTGGCGGCACGGAGTTCCGCGTCGGCCCGCGGGAAATCGGACACGTCCACGGCTGGGGGATGCTCGACATCGCGTATCTCAAACGGCTCCGCGACGTGCTCGTCGACGCGCGGGAGACCGGGTCCCACCACCTGCTGACCGAGTCGGGCTGGACGACGGAGTACATCGAGTCGCCCGAGGAGTACGACCACGCCCGGTGGCTGCTCCGCCTGTCGTATCTCTACCACGTGAACGTGCTGCAGAAGACGCCCGCCGGCGCCGAGGAGTTCGCCGACGTGGACGTCGAGAGCGAGTTGGCCGCCATGGCACTCACCGACGACATCCGGGCCGCGTTCGACCGCCGGTGA